The following are from one region of the Bos mutus isolate GX-2022 chromosome 18, NWIPB_WYAK_1.1, whole genome shotgun sequence genome:
- the RPL13 gene encoding large ribosomal subunit protein eL13, producing MAPSRNGMILKPHFHKDWQRRVATWFNQPARKIRRRKARQAKARRIAPRPASGPLRPVVRCPTVRYHTKVRAGRGFSLEELRVAGIHKKVARTIGISVDPRRRNKCTESLQANVQRLKEYRSKLILFPRKPSAPKKGDSSAEELKLATQLTGPVMPIRNVYKKEKARVITEEEKNFKAFASLRMARANARLFGIRAKRAKEAAEQDVEKKK from the exons ATGGCGCCCAGCCGGAATGGCATGATCCTGAAGCCCCACTTCCACAAGGACTGGCAGCGGCGCGTGGCCACGTGGTTCAACCAGCCGGCTCGCAAGATCCGTAG ACGCAAGGCCCGGCAGGCCAAGGCGCGCCGCATTGCCCCACGCCCCGCGTCCGGTCCTCTCCGGCCGGTGGTGAGATGCCCGACGGTCAGGTACCACACGAAGGTTCGTGCCGGCAGGGGCTTCAGCCTGGAGGAGCTAAGG GTGGCCGGCATCCACAAGAAGGTGGCCCGGACCATTGGGATCTCGGTGGACCCGAGGCGGCGGAACAAGTGCACGGAGTCCCTGCAGGCCAACGTGCAGCGGCTCAAGGAGTACCGCTCCAAGCTTATCCTGTTCCCCAGGAAGCCCTCGGCCCCCAAGAAGGGAGACAGCTCT GCTGAAGAGCTTAAACTGGCCACTCAGCTGACCGGACCTGTTATGCCCATACGGAAC GTCTATAAGAAGGAGAAAGCCAGAGTCAtcacagaggaggagaagaaCTTTAAGGCATTTGCCAGTCTCCGTATGGCCCGCGCCAATGCCCGGCTCTTTGGCATCCGGGCGAAAAGGGCCAAGGAAGCCGCAGAACAGgatgttgaaaagaaaaaataa